Proteins from one Coffea arabica cultivar ET-39 chromosome 8c, Coffea Arabica ET-39 HiFi, whole genome shotgun sequence genomic window:
- the LOC113692721 gene encoding LRR receptor-like serine/threonine-protein kinase FEI 1 isoform X2: protein MSSLFGNFQWPLLQCILLLCTLAKEIRTLSPDGQALVNFRTAILSSDGVIQQWRPEDPDPCGWKGVKCDPKSKRVISLSLPGHKLSGSISPDIGKLDQLQFLALHDNNFYGTIPSDIGNCTYLGSLFLQGNYLSGLIPSELGNISELENLDLSSNSLSGSIPPSLGKLNKLVLFFVGNRDLCGQQINKVCKGAGSRPFPGSPVSPDNQAKKKYSGRLLISASATIGALLLVALMCFWGCFLYKRLGKTDGKNLAMVVGGGASIVMFHGDLPYSSKDIIKKLETLNDEHIIGSGGFGTVYRLAMDDGNVFALKRILKLNEGFDRFFERELEILGSIKHRYLVNLRGYCNSPTSKLLIYDFLPGGSLDEVLHEKSEQLDWDARLNIIMGAAKGLAYLHHDCAPRIIHRDIKSSNILLDASFEARVADFGLAKLLEDEESHITTIVAGTFGYLAPEYMQSGRATEKTDVYSFGVLVLEVVSGKRPTDASFIEKGLNIVGWLNFLISENRQREIVDPHCEGVQAETFDALLAVAIQCVSCVPEDRPTMHRVVQILESEVMTPCPSDFYDSASE, encoded by the exons ATGAGCAGTCTCTTTGGGAATTTTCAGTGGCCGTTGCTTCAATGCATTCTACTACTTTGCACATTGGCAAAGGAAATTCGGACACTTAGTCCGGATG GTCAAGCGCTCGTCAATTTTAGAACAGCCATTCTTAGTTCGGATGGTGTTATCCAGCAGTGGAGACCAGAGGATCCTGATCCATGTGGGTGGAAAGGAGTAAAATGTGATCCAAAATCCAAGAGAGTTATATCCTT GAGTCTCCCTGGTCATAAGTTGAGTGGATCTATCTCACCAGATATTGGGAAGCTAGACCAATTACAATTTCT AGCTCTTCATGACAACAACTTTTATGGGACAATTCCTTCAGACATAGGAAATTGCACCTATTTGGGATCATT GTTTTTGCAGGGTAATTACTTGAGTGGATTGATTCCCAGTGAATTAGGAAATATTTCTGAGCTAGAAAATCT GGATCTCTCAAGCAACTCCCTTAGTGGAAGCATTCCACCATCACTGGGAAAGCTAAACAAGCTTGTACTTTT CTTTGTTGGAAATCGTGATTTGTGTGGTCAACAGATCAACAAAGTATGTAAAGGTGCTGGTTCTCGACCATTTCCCGGAAGTCCAGTTTCTC CTGATAACCAAGCTAAGAAGAAATATTCTGGCCGACTGCTTATAAGTGCCTCTGCTACTATTGGTGCATTGCTTCTGGTGGCATTGATGTGTTTCTGGGGGTGTTTCTTGTATAAAAGGCTTGGGAAAACAGATGGAAAAAACCTTGCAATGGTTGTCGGTGGAG GAGCATCAATTGTGATGTTTCATGGAGACTTGCCTTATTCTTCCAAggatataattaaaaaattagagACTTTGAATGACGAACACATCATTGGTTCTGGGGGCTTTGGAACTGTCTACAGACTTGCAATGGATGATGGCAATGTGTTTGCATTGAAAAGAATATTAAAGTTGAATGAGGGGTTTGATCGATTCTTTGAAAGAGAGCTTGAAATTCTTGGAAGTATCAAACATCGATATCTTGTCAATCTGCGAGGATATTGCAATTCGCCAACATCAAAGCTATTGATATATGATTTCCTTCCTGGAGGCAGCCTAGATGAAGTTCTCCATG AAAAGTCTGAGCAACTGGATTGGGATGCAAGGCTCAATATAATCATGGGTGCAGCAAAAGGCCTTGCTTATTTGCATCATGATTGCGCTCCTCGAATTATCCACCGTGACATAAAATCTAGCAACATTTTGCTTGACGCCAGTTTCGAGGCACGTGTTGCTGACTTTGGATTGGCCAAACTACTGGAGGATGAGGAATCCCATATAACAACTATTGTAGCCGGTACATTTGGGTATTTGGCCCCAG AATACATGCAGAGTGGTAGAGCTACAGAGAAGACTGATGTTTATAGTTTTGGGGTTCTGGTGCTTGAAGTTGTAAGTGGAAAGCGGCCTACTGATGCCTCCTTTATTGAGAAAGGGCTAAACATTGTTGGCTGG ttaaattttcttatatctGAGAATAGACAACGTGAGATAGTTGATCCACACTGTGAAGGAGTTCAGGCAGAAACCTTTGACGCCCTGCTAGCAGTTGCCATTCAATGTGTGTCCTGTGTCCCTGAGGATCGGCCTACCATGCATAGGGTAGTTCAAATACTTGAATCTGAGGTCATGACCCCATGCCCGAGTGACTTCTATGATTCAGCCTCAGAATGA
- the LOC113692721 gene encoding LRR receptor-like serine/threonine-protein kinase FEI 1 isoform X1 codes for MSSLFGNFQWPLLQCILLLCTLAKEIRTLSPDGQALVNFRTAILSSDGVIQQWRPEDPDPCGWKGVKCDPKSKRVISLSLPGHKLSGSISPDIGKLDQLQFLALHDNNFYGTIPSDIGNCTYLGSLFLQGNYLSGLIPSELGNISELENLDLSSNSLSGSIPPSLGKLNKLVLFNVSTNFLVGQIPSDGHLTAFSNNSFVGNRDLCGQQINKVCKGAGSRPFPGSPVSPDNQAKKKYSGRLLISASATIGALLLVALMCFWGCFLYKRLGKTDGKNLAMVVGGGASIVMFHGDLPYSSKDIIKKLETLNDEHIIGSGGFGTVYRLAMDDGNVFALKRILKLNEGFDRFFERELEILGSIKHRYLVNLRGYCNSPTSKLLIYDFLPGGSLDEVLHEKSEQLDWDARLNIIMGAAKGLAYLHHDCAPRIIHRDIKSSNILLDASFEARVADFGLAKLLEDEESHITTIVAGTFGYLAPEYMQSGRATEKTDVYSFGVLVLEVVSGKRPTDASFIEKGLNIVGWLNFLISENRQREIVDPHCEGVQAETFDALLAVAIQCVSCVPEDRPTMHRVVQILESEVMTPCPSDFYDSASE; via the exons ATGAGCAGTCTCTTTGGGAATTTTCAGTGGCCGTTGCTTCAATGCATTCTACTACTTTGCACATTGGCAAAGGAAATTCGGACACTTAGTCCGGATG GTCAAGCGCTCGTCAATTTTAGAACAGCCATTCTTAGTTCGGATGGTGTTATCCAGCAGTGGAGACCAGAGGATCCTGATCCATGTGGGTGGAAAGGAGTAAAATGTGATCCAAAATCCAAGAGAGTTATATCCTT GAGTCTCCCTGGTCATAAGTTGAGTGGATCTATCTCACCAGATATTGGGAAGCTAGACCAATTACAATTTCT AGCTCTTCATGACAACAACTTTTATGGGACAATTCCTTCAGACATAGGAAATTGCACCTATTTGGGATCATT GTTTTTGCAGGGTAATTACTTGAGTGGATTGATTCCCAGTGAATTAGGAAATATTTCTGAGCTAGAAAATCT GGATCTCTCAAGCAACTCCCTTAGTGGAAGCATTCCACCATCACTGGGAAAGCTAAACAAGCTTGTACTTTT CAATGTGTCGACTAATTTCCTGGTTGGGCAAATTCCATCTGATGGTCATCTTACTGCCTTCAGTAATAATTC CTTTGTTGGAAATCGTGATTTGTGTGGTCAACAGATCAACAAAGTATGTAAAGGTGCTGGTTCTCGACCATTTCCCGGAAGTCCAGTTTCTC CTGATAACCAAGCTAAGAAGAAATATTCTGGCCGACTGCTTATAAGTGCCTCTGCTACTATTGGTGCATTGCTTCTGGTGGCATTGATGTGTTTCTGGGGGTGTTTCTTGTATAAAAGGCTTGGGAAAACAGATGGAAAAAACCTTGCAATGGTTGTCGGTGGAG GAGCATCAATTGTGATGTTTCATGGAGACTTGCCTTATTCTTCCAAggatataattaaaaaattagagACTTTGAATGACGAACACATCATTGGTTCTGGGGGCTTTGGAACTGTCTACAGACTTGCAATGGATGATGGCAATGTGTTTGCATTGAAAAGAATATTAAAGTTGAATGAGGGGTTTGATCGATTCTTTGAAAGAGAGCTTGAAATTCTTGGAAGTATCAAACATCGATATCTTGTCAATCTGCGAGGATATTGCAATTCGCCAACATCAAAGCTATTGATATATGATTTCCTTCCTGGAGGCAGCCTAGATGAAGTTCTCCATG AAAAGTCTGAGCAACTGGATTGGGATGCAAGGCTCAATATAATCATGGGTGCAGCAAAAGGCCTTGCTTATTTGCATCATGATTGCGCTCCTCGAATTATCCACCGTGACATAAAATCTAGCAACATTTTGCTTGACGCCAGTTTCGAGGCACGTGTTGCTGACTTTGGATTGGCCAAACTACTGGAGGATGAGGAATCCCATATAACAACTATTGTAGCCGGTACATTTGGGTATTTGGCCCCAG AATACATGCAGAGTGGTAGAGCTACAGAGAAGACTGATGTTTATAGTTTTGGGGTTCTGGTGCTTGAAGTTGTAAGTGGAAAGCGGCCTACTGATGCCTCCTTTATTGAGAAAGGGCTAAACATTGTTGGCTGG ttaaattttcttatatctGAGAATAGACAACGTGAGATAGTTGATCCACACTGTGAAGGAGTTCAGGCAGAAACCTTTGACGCCCTGCTAGCAGTTGCCATTCAATGTGTGTCCTGTGTCCCTGAGGATCGGCCTACCATGCATAGGGTAGTTCAAATACTTGAATCTGAGGTCATGACCCCATGCCCGAGTGACTTCTATGATTCAGCCTCAGAATGA